In one window of Candidatus Avedoeria danica DNA:
- a CDS encoding DUF4870 domain-containing protein: MVIPLGSLFGPLAVWLVKRADDPFIDENGREAVNFQLSKLIYFVVLIFVGIVTTFGSVGGMMAGSGMDSSALSFGAVAAMFGSFGLIGIGLLAVFLLGLICPIIAALKADKGEAFRYPVTMRFVR, from the coding sequence ATGGTCATCCCGCTCGGCTCGCTCTTCGGCCCGCTCGCCGTCTGGCTGGTCAAGCGGGCTGACGATCCGTTCATCGACGAGAACGGCCGGGAAGCCGTGAACTTCCAGCTCTCGAAGCTGATCTACTTCGTCGTCCTGATCTTTGTCGGCATCGTGACGACGTTCGGGTCCGTGGGCGGCATGATGGCCGGCTCCGGAATGGACTCGTCGGCCCTATCGTTCGGCGCGGTGGCAGCCATGTTCGGCAGCTTCGGGCTGATCGGCATCGGACTGCTGGCAGTCTTCCTCCTCGGCCTGATCTGCCCGATCATCGCCGCGCTCAAGGCCGACAAGGGCGAGGCGTTCCGCTATCCGGTGACGATGCGGTTCGTGCGGTAG